One genomic window of Camelina sativa cultivar DH55 chromosome 5, Cs, whole genome shotgun sequence includes the following:
- the LOC104788057 gene encoding uncharacterized protein LOC104788057 gives MSSQENQNHSGGQNVYRRFISSQGLSPPIPSRRLPSSTSAPRVASPASSQGTSPVIQDNRQGTSPVVEDHLPPQHSTSRVNDVSPQTSSFTLEELLASPGRASLQKLDPKRPPGTLWFAQDPQVAATVRAIFERDFKEVHANWTQTPGAVVNRWFETFAQTYNWDHSINGRVRAEFESKLKTRMTDQVSRWKSKWRVKGDDAMPRWLDPKVWEGLVKFWSEPKSEEKSINSRNARYSDPDGNGMHKHRSGQTSFKARARKHSEMTGEALPDFLKVLEDTHRKPDGSFVDGLSEKVYNEVSSRITEAETGLCSGDNIESSASGGLSVSMKNQIFAEVAPKKKNRIYGVGNMQTEASSAHVVLTPTPTEDPVILAEKLSQAEAVLASQSTQLEDYALKLQQNTQKMHCYDAYFDYLSEKDPEFAARFPRPETDATIDTGAGDTTRPS, from the exons ATGTCTTCTCAAGAGAACCAAAATCATTCTGGTGGCCAAAACGTTTACAGAAGATTTATATCTTCTCAAGGGCTATCTCCTCCCATCCCTTCTCGAAGGTTACCTTCTTCTACCTCTGCTCCAAGGGTAGCTTCTCCCGCCTCCTCGCAAGGTACCTCACCGGTGATCCAAGATAATCGTCAAGGAACCTCACCGGTGGTGGAAGATCATCTTCCTCCACAGCATTCGACTTCGCGTGTCAACGATGTGTCTCCTCAGACCTCTTCTTTTACTTTGGAAGAGCTACTTGCAAGTCCCGGTCGTGCTAGCTTACAGAAACTGGACCCTAAACGCCCTCCGGGTACTCTATG gTTTGCCCAGGATCCTCAGGTTGCTGCTACTGTTCGGgccatctttgaaagagatttcaaagaagttcatgccaattggacccaaacaccaggtgcggttgtaaaccggtggtttgaAACATTTGCG caaacatataactgggacCACTCTATCAATGGGAGAGTTCGAGCCGAGTTTGAAAGCAAGTTGAAGACCCGGATGACtgatcaagtgtctcggtggaagTCTAAGTGGAGAGTAAAAGGTGATGATGCAATgccgcggtggcttgatcctaAAGTATGGGAaggcttggtcaagttttggtcTGAACCAAAATCTGAGGAAAAGAGTATCAACAGTCGAAATGCTCGATACAGTGATCCTGATGGCAATGGAATGCATAAACACCGGTCTGGTCAGACCTCTTTTAAAGCCCGTGCACGAAAACAT tCGGAGATGACTGGTGAGGCACTTCCTGATTTCTTGAAAGTCCTAGAAGATactcataggaaacctgatgggtcgTTTGTGGATGGACTATCTGAGAAGGTATACAATGAAGTGTCATCGAGGATAACTGAGGCTGAAACTGGGCTATGCTCAGGGGACAATATAGAGAGTAGTGCTTCTGGCGGATTGTCAGTTAGTATGAAGAACCAAATTTTTGCTGAG gttgctccgaagaagaaaaacaggatATATGGAGTCGGTAATATGCAAACtgaagcatcttcagctcatGTTGTTCTCACGCCTACTCCGACTGAAGATCCAGTCATTCTAGCTGAGAAGCTTTCTCAGGCCGAAGCTGTTCTTGCGAGTCAGTCTACTCAGTTAGAagattatgcattgaagttgcaACAAAATACTCAGAAGATGCATTGCTACGATGCCTACTTCGATTATCTATCTGAGAAGGACCCTGAATTTGCTGCAAGATTTCCCCGACCTGAGACTGATGCCACCATTGATACCGGAGCAGGAGATACCACGAGACCATCGTAG